The nucleotide window GGTTTCGATGGTGAGCTCGCATGTCTGCAGTTCCGTGTCAATCCGTATTGCCTCGAAGCAGAACTGCAGGGAGTCTGGCAACACGCCGCTTAGCGCGCCTACCTGAACGGCGACCTGGTCAACTCTGGGAAGACCGCGCTCGTGCTTCTCCTTCAGGACTGTATCCAGGATAGACTGCGCGATAGAGAGCTCGTGCATTCCGGGTCCCTGCCTGCTGTAAGTCGAGCGCCGAATGATGCAAAATGAAGCAATTTGCAGATCCCATGTACTGGATAATTCTGCGCATCGGGTAGGGGTAATCCTCGCATCAGCAGGTCGGGGAATTCCTCACAATATTGCCGGGTTGGTCCATATCGCGGTTTTCGGTCGGCAGAGCGGAATCGAGTTGATAACAGCAGGCTTCGCGACTACATTCTCGTTTGTTCCTCGTCCTGGAGGAGTGTCATGAACAGACCGATCCATTTCGATATTCTAGCGGACGATCCTGTTCG belongs to Rhodothermales bacterium and includes:
- the hypA gene encoding hydrogenase maturation nickel metallochaperone HypA, whose product is MHELSIAQSILDTVLKEKHERGLPRVDQVAVQVGALSGVLPDSLQFCFEAIRIDTELQTCELTIETVPITVECRECYARTTVEDFLFVCPKCGSVHVDVVAGYELDISYLEVPDPVHDPADP